A region of Teretinema zuelzerae DNA encodes the following proteins:
- a CDS encoding TrbG/VirB9 family P-type conjugative transfer protein has translation MDFGAGVNQQNNVVVQHIYVKPKQAGLDATLIINTNMRVYHVVLRSYSNVYMPIVKWKYHNQGMPQIFAKDITKKFK, from the coding sequence ATGGATTTTGGTGCAGGTGTTAATCAGCAGAACAATGTTGTCGTTCAACATATCTATGTTAAACCGAAACAGGCCGGACTTGATGCCACACTCATCATAAATACAAATATGAGAGTATACCATGTGGTTTTAAGAAGTTATTCAAACGTGTATATGCCTATTGTGAAATGGAAATATCACAATCAAGGGATGCCACAGATCTTTGCTAAAGACATAACAAAGAAA